One Fusarium poae strain DAOMC 252244 chromosome 4, whole genome shotgun sequence DNA window includes the following coding sequences:
- a CDS encoding hypothetical protein (MEROPS:MER0011024), with protein sequence MNNSRMRAINDQRPRSSMKIGQSAQTDRSDTSRDERSNKRIKKSGPEPSCASRYFSSSRLAPLEAIENDSEPSAKAPWHHNLTREDSYAETLGGSSVISSSNLTTAAGSCVAEYRSVQRRSTVKRSRRRPRGPRRNNPSPSESDDDTVAVAHRNLPPQQSPTLTSPDCLSMNIHNNSDGPSSANISPDLPLQSKRSATDYAQSTPKRYRLYNDSEDELAKPGTSAVTETPTRPTSVTKLVSRSPYSRTQRGEIKPTNFGSAMERRNSTRSGPKVDGVLLVAAACGRSTWSAGKTDEPITLHLDSGLAHPSHQGRQTFSWLELSKKSIHGVKHSNSQSPIISIHRSNTGTTVGGKLVLKFSDIANASIFIAWLHGVERLNEVSPVELENTFSKAMGEAKSFASKSKNSPVPISPVPFTASTPRPPQSSHRNPFQGEPISPRRPKLKDRMQGGLPILQEEAKEEVKMKTEDVEDPFLESSRKRKPETRQTRKSSPEPLPLSWTAQNPGWDKDWHRSLVYPPTGKNRATVDKEDIIRLDEGEFLNDNLISFYLRYLQVQLEKERPEILEKVYIFNTFFFEKLRSNRAKINYEGVKAWTARVDLLSYDYIVVPVNENAHWYLAIIYNAPRLLPKEVKAEMKAEASKKDESSSLQDAIIVEDNDPAVEVAENVSVKKASPVVSLDHEAPRSTRSQAATGDGVVLLDNETVKNSEAPNKTNKRKSTGGNQKYSTDEPRIITLDSLGAAHAATCKCLRDYLVEEAKDKKGIDIMDRPGGMTARGIPEQDNYCDCGVYVLGYMENFLRDPDEAVRRLLQKEASQWVIKPQQIRAKVRDLLFDFQQEQHLRLEREKELKRKRRATKGPVSSPQVAPSSPQVPQRAPETPQANHGPKSTLVDDTIPAESEEPPQAGTTSAYFTVASPEEPLRPQTPTRNEEPSFVQPLREGSSNDSKISSSGDVFHSARSSPVDTSQQMLPDLTTESHSPRIERSRPKPPSTPNFVQKLSESPEEAGPTSISSTVKIHSSPSVALATKQRASASPAEGSPSVFGGKRIVMKSIEDTSHREAQYNGVERTIDLTG encoded by the exons GAAATCTGGTCCTGAACCGTCATGCGCATCTCGCTATTTTTCGAGTTCACGTCTAGCACCCTTGGAAGCAATCGAAAACGACAGTGAGCCGAGTGCCAAAGCCCCATGGCACCACAACTTGACCCGAGAGGATTCTTACGCGGAAACTCTTGGCGGCTCTAGTGtaatcagcagcagcaatctGACTACGGCAGCTGGTAGCTGCGTAGCAGAATACCGCAGCGTGCAGCGCAGGAGTACTGTAAAACGGAGCCGGCGCAGGCCGAGAGGGCCTCGTAGAAATAATCCATCGCCTAGTGAAAGCGACGACGATACAGTTGCTGTTGCGCATCGgaatcttcctcctcaacaaTCTCCCACACTCACAAGTCCAGACTGTTTGTCTATGAACATCCATAACAATAGTGATGGCCCCTCATCTGCCAACATTTCGCCGGATCTTCCCCTGCAATCAAAGCGATCAGCGACAGACTATGCTCAGAGTACACCGAAGCGATACAGGTTGTACAACGATTCCGAGGACGAGTTGGCAAAGCCCGGCACTTCTGCAGTCACAGAGACTCCCACAAGGCCCACCAGTGTTACAAAGCTAGTGTCCCGGTCTCCTTATTCACGAACTCAACGAGGAGAAATCAAACCTACCAATTTCGGGTCAGCCATGGAGCGCCGAAACTCAACACGCAGTGGGCCGAAAGTTGACGGAGTACTGCTAGTAGCTGCGGCATGTGGAAGAAGCACCTGGTCCGCTGGGAAGACTGATGAGCCCATCACGTTACATCTTGATTCCGGCCTGGCTCACCCATCCCATCAAGGTAGACAGACTTTCTCATGGCTTGAACTTTCCAAAAAGTCGATCCACGGTGTTAAACACAGCAATTCGCAGAGCCCCATTATTTCCATCCATCGCTCAAACACAGGTACGACCGTTGGTGGTAAGCTTGTGTTGAAGTTTAGCGACATTGCGAACGCCTCTATCTTCATCGCCTGGCTGCATGGGGTTGAACGTTTGAACGAGGTCAGCCC GGTCGAATTGGAGAACACATTCTCAAAGGCGATGGGAGAGGCTAAATCGTTTGCGTCTAAATCAAAGAATTCCCCAGTCCCAATCTCGCCAGTTCCTTTCACAGCAAGCACACCTAGACCACCTCAGTCTTCCCATCGAAACCCATTTCAAGGAGAGCCCATATCTCCTCGGCGTCCAAAACTCAAGGATAGAATGCAGGGAGGCTTGCCTATTCTGCAGGAAGAAGCGAAGGAAGAAGTGAAAATGAAGACAGAGGATGTCGAGGATCCATTTTTGGAGTCAAGTCGGAAGCGCAAGCCTGAGACCCGGCAAACAAGAAAGTCTTCCCCAGAACCACTTCCTCTTTCATGGACAGCTCAGAACCCGGGTTGGGACAAGGACTGGCACAGGTCCTTGGTATACCCCCCAACTGGGAAGAACCGTGCAACTGTCGACAAGGAGGATATCATTCGACTAGATGAGGGGGAATTTCTCAACGACAACCTCATCAGCTTCTATCTTCGCTACCTGCAGGTTCAACTCGAAAAAGAGAGACCAGAAATCCTGGAAAAGGTATACATCTTCAACACCTTTTTCTTTGAGAAACTGAGATCCAATCGCGCCAAGATCAATTATGAAGGTGTTAAAGCATGGACTGCCAGGGTCGATTTGCTTTCATACGACTATATCGTGGTTCCGGTCAATGAGAATGCACACTGGTATTTGGCTATTATCTACAATGCCCCTCGTCTCCTTCCCAAGGAGGTGAAAGCGGAAATGAAAGCAGAAGCGTCCAAGAAAGACGAATCTTCAAGCCTACAGGATGCAATCATTGTTGAGGATAACGACCCAGCAGTGGAGGTTGCAGAGAATGTTTCTGTCAAGAAAGCGTCGCCCGTTGTGTCGTTGGATCATGAAGCCCCCAGATCAACCAGAAGCCAGGCAGCGACTGGCGATGGGGTTGTTCTTTTGGATAACGAGACTGTCAAGAATTCAGAGGCCCCCAACAAAACTAACAAGCGAAAGTCGACCGGAGGAAATCAGAAGTACAGTACTGATGAGCCCAGGATCATTACTCTCGACTCACTAGGCGCCGCACACGCGGCAACCTGCAAATGCTTGCGAGACTATCTAGTAGAAGAAGCGAAAGATAAGAAGGGCATTGATATCATGGACAGGCCTGGCGGCATGACTGCGCGGGGTATACCTGAACAAGATAATTACTGCGACTGTGGTGTATACGTCTTGGGTTACATGGAAAATTTCCTGAGAGATCCGGATGAGGCTGTTCGGAGACTACTTCAGAAAGAAGCTAGTCAGTGGGTTATCAAACCTCAGCAAATTCGCGCCAAGGTGAGGGACCTTCTCTTCGACTTCCAACAGGAGCAACATTTGCGGTTAGAGAGGGAGAAGGAGTTGAAGAGAAAACGAAGAGCAACAAAGGGGCCTGTCTCGTCACCACAGGTTGCCCCATCCTCACCCCAAGTACCCCAGAGAGCCCCAGAGACACCACAAGCCAATCATGGTCCCAAGAGCACGTTGGTGGACGACACTATTCCTGCAGAGAGTGAAGAACCTCCTCAAGCAGGTACTACATCGGCGTATTTTACAGTTGCTTCTCCTGAAGAGCCTCTTCGGCCACAAACACCCACAAGAAATGAAGAACCTTCCTTTGTCCAACCTTTAAGGGAGGGCTCGAGCAATGATTCTAAGATCTCTAGCTCAGGGGATGTCTTTCATTCAGCCCGCTCATCCCCGGTCGACACCTCGCAGCAAATGCTTCCTGATTTGACCACCGAAAGTCATTCGCCGCGCATTGAAcgaagcaggccaaagccaCCCTCAACACCCAATTTTGTACAGAAGTTATCGGAATCTCCTGAAGAAGCGGGCCCAACATCCATCTCTTCTACTGTAAAGATACATAGCTCGCCTTCAGTTGCTCTGGCTACGAAACAAAGGGCATCAGCGTCGCCAGCTGAAGGTAGCCCGAGTGTTTTTGGTGGAAAACGAATCGTTATGAAGAGCATCGAGGATACCTCTCATAGAGAGGCCCAGTACAATGGGGTCGAGCGTACCATCGATTTGACGGGATGA
- a CDS encoding hypothetical protein (BUSCO:20250at5125), whose product MSSFFTVPGAQKKRKRPEASEQPKKRVAASKSAGKAPSKNAGPTKKRDERDERDDESISGSDSDDDGSLDSASVASDVEMEDNESDDEEGETAAERRLRLAERYLENIKEHVDEAGFDAADIDRDLIAERLQEDVAEGKGRVYRQLASEFAFDNVSRTFFRSNTNAVTAIAVCDPYIYTTTKDLYLHKWKAQDLPQYQYPQTTRRKPKKPPAPPKKQPSLEAWVKGDTRKSKDKNYQRHTDRILAVAASPDGKYVATGGADNKLIIYDAHTLKPIKVWTHHRDSVTGLVFRRGTNQLYSCSKDRTVKVWSLDEMAYVESLFGHQDEILDVDALAQERCVSVGARDRTARLWKVAEETQLVFRGGAVDKKSRPSGVNARSMLHEGSMDRVAMIDDDLFVTGSDNGALALWSVQKKKPVYIEPIAHGIDPALDPKEASAEQNPDPEIVPPPTPRWITAIRTIPYSDVILTGSWDGHIRVWQLSEDKRKIEFRGVLSKPEDQENESMEESAQGPINGVVNDIDLFERGDRGKDGLCVVVAVGKEHRLGRWNPPAKIGRNGGVVFEIPRIQRQMVVNGTNESSDAEQDE is encoded by the coding sequence ATGTCGTCCTTTTTCACAGTACCAGGTGCGcagaagaagcgcaagcgTCCCGAGGCTTCAGAGCAACCAAAAAAGAGAGTTGCTGCTTCAAAATCTGCTGGAAAGGCACCTTCGAAGAATGCCGGCCCCACCAAAAAGCGAGACGAGCGAGACGAGCGAGACGACGAGTCTATCTCTGGAAGCGACTCAGACGATGATGGAAGCCTTGACAGCGCATCTGTCGCCAGCGATGTTGAAATGGAGGACAACGAGtcggatgatgaagagggcGAGACCGCTGCCGAGAGGAGATTGCGACTAGCAGAGCGATATCTCGAGAACATCAAGGAGCACGTGGACGAAGCTGGTTTCGACGCCGCCGACATTGACCGAGATCTGATTGCCGAGCGACTCCAGGAGGATGTAGCAGAGGGAAAGGGCAGAGTATACCGTCAATTGGCCTCGGAATTCGCCTTTGACAACGTCTCGCGCACCTTCTTCCGAAGCAACACCAACGCCGTAACCGCCATCGCCGTATGCGACCCATACATCTACACCACTACCAAAGACTTATACCTACACAAATGGAAGGCGCAAGACCTCCCTCAATACCAATACCCACAGACAACACGACGaaagcccaagaagcccCCGGCGCCCCCGAAGAAGCAGCCGTCCCTGGAAGCATGGGTGAAGGGCGACACAAGAAAGTCAAAGGATAAAAACTACCAGCGTCACACTGACCGCATCCTCGCTGTTGCAGCCTCTCCCGATGGCAAATATGTAGCCACTGGAGGTGCAGATAACAAGCTCATTATCTACGACGCTCACACCCTCAAGCCTATCAAGGTCTGGACACATCACCGAGACTCCGTGACTGGATTGGTCTTTCGCAGGGGGACGAATCAACTGTACTCTTGTTCTAAGGACCGCACAGTCAAGGTCTGGAGTCTGGACGAGATGGCTTATGTCGAGTCGCTATTTGGCCATCAAGATGAAATCCTTGACGTCGATGCTCTTGCGCAAGAACGCTGTGTCAGTGTTGGCGCCCGAGACCGCACTGCGCGTTTGTGGAAGGTCGCCGAAGAGACACAGCTTGTCTTCCGCGGTGGTGCTGTTGACAAGAAGTCTCGACCAAGCGGCGTGAATGCGCGCTCCATGCTCCATGAGGGTAGCATGGATCGTGTCGCCATGATCGACGACGATCTGTTTGTGACTGGTTCTGACAATGGCGCACTTGCACTGTGGAGTgtccagaagaagaagcctgtATACATTGAGCCCATCGCGCATGGCATCGACCCAGCCTTGGATCCCAAAGAAGCATCGGCCGAACAGAACCCTGATCCTGAGATCGTTCCCCCTCCTACACCCCGCTGGATCACCGCCATCCGAACCATCCCTTACTCCGATGTTATTCTTACTGGTAGCTGGGATGGCCACATCCGAGTTTGGCAACTCAGCGAGGACAAGCGCAAGATTGAGTTCCGCGGGGTTCTCTCCAAGCCTGAAGACCAGGAAAATGAGTCGATGGAGGAGAGTGCCCAGGGCCCAATCAATGGCGTTGTCAATGATATCGATCTTTTCGAGCGTGGTGATAGAGGCAAGGACGGCCTTTGCGTGGTTGTGGCTGTAGGAAAAGAACACCGACTAGGCAGATGGAACCCGCCTGCAAAGATCGGGCGAAACGGAGGCGTCGTGTTTGAGATCCCACGGATACAACGGCAGATGGTGGTGAATGGCACGAACGAGAGCTCAGACGCCGAGCAAGATGAATGA